The genomic segment CCACAACAAAGCCTTTGATTGGAGGAGATATGGTCTAGTCACGTGACAGTCTGCGCAAAGAAAGGCGGTGCAAAGCCAACGTCCGGAGGTTCTTCACTGCAGAAGGAGAAGGTTCAGGCGAATTCCAAGTGTGGCTTGCCCTGACTAATTCAGGCACGCGATGCGCCTGATTATTCAGCGTAACGGCTGCACAGCCACCGGCTCTCTAGCCTCATTTCCCCAGGAACCACCCGACCTGTGTGGTTCCGCTCCTTCCAGACAGGTTGAACATGCATCATGATGTCCTTTCCACCTCTGGGTTGTTCCAGCTTCGCCCGCCCGCGATACCTGTATACTGAATAAAACTGCTTCATTCTGTCACCAAGGCCTGTGTCGTAGCGGGGAATGCCGGCGCATCTGAACGAAATGCCCGCACACATAGGTCCCGGGTTCGAGTCCCGTCTTCTTCTAGTAAAAATCCTTGCATCGTTACACCTGAGGCTGGTAAGAGTCTCCTCGGATCTTTCGTAGgctccctattataggggcCGAGCTTTTTGCATCTACGGATGCCTTAGACTATGGCGCCTTACACCGCCATTACTTCCAGGCATGACACCAGTCACTACCAAAGATATTGGTTAATATCTTACTGGCAGGCCAGAGTCTGTCTCAAAGCCCCCACGCTATACGGGTGGCAGCTGAAACAGGGTGACGACAAAGGAAAGAGCTCTCTACTTTCCCTCTCTATGTATGAGAGTTGTGATGAGACTGCGGCGACCAGAATCTTAATCTTAGTGTCGAAGATTCATCGATGTTTTCCAGATCTCTCACTGTCGAGGTCCGAAATGCAGTACGATGCCCTTGTATGTTCTTGCGGCATGTGTCGGGTCTTGTAAAAGATAAGAATCTTacataaggtaggtaggtatggTTGCAGATGGGACCGCCGTTGGTGTGTGCAAGCTGTGGGTACCGACCCAGCACGCTCCGCTCTTGGCTTTTTGCCTTGGCTTGCGATGTGCGTCTGGTGACCAGCTATGGTTTCTCACTTTTTTTCGGACTTCTCTCGCTGAACATTGACTGCAGCACGCGTATCCAGAGTTTGGTCTGCCGCATTTCGAAAGCCATCGAAATGCTTCTCCTACTGTTGCCGACTGAGCGAGACCGAAAGAAAGGCTTTACGAGAGAATACTCTAATTACGTTTCTTGTTTCCTTGTCGATGGAGACAATGCCGCCCTTGGATCGGAGGTTTCTGTGTGCTTGATTGGTCGGTAATTAAAGTTGTTTGGCCGTAGGTGCCGTTCCCCGCCCCCTGCTGCCATGACGGTTGGCTGCCCTGGCCTGGTTTAGGTCCTTGGCTTGGGGGAGGGGGCTTCTGCCGCGCCTCCCCTTGACTTCCTCCAGCTCCTCCTTCCCCCTCCTGTCATCCTTGTAATCGTTGCTCATGACAGGCGGTGTTGATGATCCTAATGCCCGCTCTTACCTTCAGGAGTCCCTGCGTTGACGCTACTTTGACCTTTGACCAGATGATACTAGCAGTCAATCTGTCTTGTTCCTGTCAATCTCGAGACTTCATGAGCATTTGTCACCTGTATCCTTATTGAGCTTGGTTTATCTACCACCTTTGTCGCTTCTCACGCGCTCTCCCGCTCTTAGCTGCGCTTGacactagttttattatgaGAGCATAAACCAACATATCGACCATCCCAACGCCATCGCCTCCTGCAAAACCAGCATCTTGTTTCTTCGGTTCTTCTCCGCGCCTCCCGGCTCCATCAGCTCCTTTAATCACCCGGCGTTGGATTGGCGTCAAAGCACAGCCGCTGCCTCTTCTCATCCGCCCTGCGCCTCTACTCCCATGAAGGCATACCCCTTGTTCATCGCCACCAACAAACGAATCATAGCCTACTATTTTCCCTAGATTATCAGGAACCGAATACTGGGGGGATCAACATATTGGATCGTACCATTGCCCCAGCCCGGTCTGGCACGTCGCATCCAACGTACGGGGTACATTTACCTTATAAGGCCAGTTCGTCGGTCTACCCAATTTCGAGAAGCTCTGATTTTGTTCATTCCTTTTTCTCAACCGCATGAGATCGACCAGGCCTGAGGATCTCTCCCTCCCCCCATCAGCCAGCCCCTCCGTCGTCAGCAGTAGCGTGGGTCGTCAAGCGTACAGTGAGCTTGGCTCCGTCAACCTCAAAGCTTGACGTAACGTAACGTTGCTCTGTGCACCACACTGTCAATTGGTTGCTTGGTTCCCAACCACCAACCAGACTTGGCTGCGCGGTATCCGTGAAAGGAAAGGCAGCAGAGTCGACGGGCAACTACTTCTGCGCTCTCGTATGTCTTTCTTCTGCAGCTGAAAGTGGCACGGGACGAATCTTTCGGTTCGTTTGGTGGCTAGGAGGATATCATACTCTCTACCTTATCTCGGAGAATTGTGGTTCGCAGGAACAGTGCAAAGACACACCACAAAGACCACCGCGCATCACCCTAGCTTGTTCATATAACCAGCCTCGACCCTTCCGTTGGTTTGAACGGCatccttcttctttttcctaATTCTTCTCATTACGGGGTCCCCAAATCGTCAACATGTTACCCTCTCTCTTACTCGTATCCCTCTCCCTCGCCGTGGGCCAGGTCAGTGCCGGTATCTGGCCGGCCCCGAAGAAGCTTTCCACTGGCAAGAGTGTTCTGTTCATAAGCCAAACACTGGAAATCACGTATAATGGAGGATCTGTACGCTGGCGCCCTTCTTCTGCTTCCAATTCCACTTCCCATGATGAGACACAGAGTACTGAGAATTTCTTTAATGTGCAGCTGCCCTACACTTATGGCTACAACCCGGCTTCGGGCTCGACGTTTAACAGCAAAGACATTGTGCAAGGCGGTGTGTCGCGCGCCATGGCTGCCATTTTCCAGCAAAACTTCGTGCCCTGGAAGTTCCACCCGAAGAACAGTGACTTTGAGCCAGATGTGTACGCGGCGGACAAGAAGGCAGTCAAGTCGCTGCAGATTACACAGACTGGAGAGGATAAGCCCAGCACGTTTAAGCCTGTCGCTGGTGACGTCGATGAATCATACGCGCTCAACATCACAGAGGATGGCTCAGCGACGCTTACGGCCAAGTCCTCCACCGGCATCTTGAGAGGTCTTGAGACGTTTGTGCAGCTCTTCCACCAGCACACATCCGGCACCTCCTGGTATACCACGTTGGCGCCCGTTTCGATTGAGGATTCGCCAGAGTACTCCCACCGCGGAATCATGATCGATACGGCGCGTAACTTTTTCCCCGTTCAGGATGTTCTGAGGGTCATTGACGCCATGTCTTGGAATAAGCTCAACCGGCTCCACATCCACATCACGGACTCGCAATCATGGCCGCTTGACATTCCCGCGATGCCCGATCTAGCCGCCAAAGGTGCTTACCGCAAAGGGTTGTCGTATTCGCCCGAGGATTTGGCAAAGATCCAGGAGTACGCAGTTCACCGCGGAATTGAGCCGGTGATTGAAATCGATATGCCGGGACACATTGGATCCGTTTCTTTTGCCTACCCGGAGCTGATTGTGGCTTATAACGAGAAGCCGTACACGTGGTGGTGCGTAGAGCCACCATGTGGTGCCTTCAAGATGAACGATACCCGAGTCGACGAGTTCCTGGACAAACTCTTTGACGATCTCCTGCCGAGGGTCGGTCCTTACACGGCATACTTCCACACTGGTGGCGATGAGCTGAACAAGAACGACTCAATGCTAGACGAGGGTATCCGGTCCAACTCGAGTGAGGTCCTGCAACCGCTTCTGCAAAAGTTCATGGACAAGAACCACGCCAGAATCCGCAAGCACGGGCTCATCCCGTTGGTCTGGGAAGAGATGCCGCTCGAGTGGAACATCACGCTCGGCGACGACGTCGTGATCCAGTCTTGGTTGGGAGGCGATTCCGTAAAGAAACTGACCAGCAAGGGCCATAAGGTCATTGACAGCAACTATAATTACTGGGTAGGTATTGTTGACGTCCATACTGAAGAGTTCACCTTGCTAACGTATACCAGTACTCCGACTGCGGCAGAGGGCACTGGATGAATTTCGACAACGGAGCCGCCTTTGAGGCCTTCTTCCCCTTCAATGACTGGTGCTCGCCGGCAAAGGGGTGGCGCCTCATGTACTCGCACGACCCGCGGGCCAACCTGACCGAGACGGAAGCCAAGCTTGTCCTTGGCGGTGAGGTGGCTGCGTGGAGCGAGTCCATTGACCCCGTCAGTATCGACGGGATCCTGTGGCCGCGGGCCAGCGCGGCGGGCGAGGTATTGTGGTCGGGCCGACGGGACGCTTCGGGCCAGAACCGGAGCCAGTACGACGCGGCGCCGAGGCTGGCTGAGTTCCGGGAGAGGATGGTGGCGCGTGGCGTGAGGTCGGAGCCGGTGCAGATGCCGTTTTGCACGCAGGGGGATGCGGGTGAGTGTGGGTATCCCATGGTGTAAGAGCTGTGTTGGGGGTTCCACGCTCTCTGTTATATTCCGCGTGATGCGGTTTCCCGGGGAGAAGGCAGCGAGTCCCTTCGCCGGATCAGTTGAACATACCTTTTCTTGTACATGTATTAGAGACAGGGGTTCATCTCGTTAATCAACACTCTTACAACGGATGATGGATTTCCTATTCAGGGAGTAGTCCAATGACAACGCTTCGCATCATTCGACACAGATCATCAAGCCCCGGGGGATCGGGTCGACACATTCAGCGTCCGTTGCCCGGCGCCGTTGGGCTAAAAAGTTCATCCGAATGTCCTTTCCGTGGCGGAGGGAGGGGAAGGGAGAACGGGACTTTTTTGgcagccgccgccgtcgctcTTGGAGGTTGGTTGTGCCCAAGGTAGTTCCCGCTGCGCCCTCCGCACGAACGGCTCGTTTGTGGAAAGCGGGGGAGAAATCGGGGTGATCTACATGTCCAAACCTCGGCGAATCTGGTGCGACGCGCTTCCAGAAGGAGGGCGGATTCTGGGGTAAGGTTTTATTTGCTCGTGATCGCGATGGGCTTCCCGTGGTATCATGGTGCGGATGAGAGCTGAGCGTTCGGCCGTATTCTGGTCGTCTTTAGAGGTCGAGAACTCTGTAATTGAAAACTTGTATCTTTGTACGAGATATGATTTCACTTCTAGACGTTCCTACTGGATTACCTGCATACGCCTACTTGGAGGAAAGCTTTTCTCTGGCAAGGACTAAACGCTGGATTGGGATGCTCGCTCTCAGTCTCTTTTCCCTTTCACGCCATCCCGCTCGTGTCCAAAGTCACAAGGACGATAACGATCCCGACGTCACCCTCCGCTTCGGCAGTGAGAGGGCGCTGGGAGTCGCGCTAGGGTAAGGTAGGCATGAGCCTGGCAGGATCCAATTGGGcttctctcttttttttttcctcctCTTGAAAAAGAGTTGCAGGGGTGTAAGCTGTAAGTTGCGGGGTGGAGAAGCCGTGGTCAAAAGTCGTGTGGGCACCTGCAGTGCCGGGGGCAAAGGTAGGGTCAATATGATGTGTCAAGTAGTGGTTGATTCTTCTAGGTAATGTGGGCAGAAGCCCCTAATGTGGGCAGAAGCccctatatatagttatagctagtcgctactaattatagtatatagcctatggctatatagtatagtagcctactccctaattaaaattttataacgtccttattacttatattccctaattatttcttttaaatataacgctattataatataatactatcgtaattattataaatatattatttaaaatattttataataattataattatt from the Colletotrichum lupini chromosome 3, complete sequence genome contains:
- a CDS encoding glycosyl hydrolase family 20, whose amino-acid sequence is MLPSLLLVSLSLAVGQVSAGIWPAPKKLSTGKSVLFISQTLEITYNGGSLPYTYGYNPASGSTFNSKDIVQGGVSRAMAAIFQQNFVPWKFHPKNSDFEPDVYAADKKAVKSLQITQTGEDKPSTFKPVAGDVDESYALNITEDGSATLTAKSSTGILRGLETFVQLFHQHTSGTSWYTTLAPVSIEDSPEYSHRGIMIDTARNFFPVQDVLRVIDAMSWNKLNRLHIHITDSQSWPLDIPAMPDLAAKGAYRKGLSYSPEDLAKIQEYAVHRGIEPVIEIDMPGHIGSVSFAYPELIVAYNEKPYTWWCVEPPCGAFKMNDTRVDEFLDKLFDDLLPRVGPYTAYFHTGGDELNKNDSMLDEGIRSNSSEVLQPLLQKFMDKNHARIRKHGLIPLVWEEMPLEWNITLGDDVVIQSWLGGDSVKKLTSKGHKVIDSNYNYWYSDCGRGHWMNFDNGAAFEAFFPFNDWCSPAKGWRLMYSHDPRANLTETEAKLVLGGEVAAWSESIDPVSIDGILWPRASAAGEVLWSGRRDASGQNRSQYDAAPRLAEFRERMVARGVRSEPVQMPFCTQGDADHQAPGDRVDTFSVRCPAPLG